One genomic segment of Candidatus Eisenbacteria bacterium includes these proteins:
- a CDS encoding NADH-quinone oxidoreductase subunit H gives MPWLGTETLRANALLTARALLVLVALFAVLAAVLFRSYGRRLSALYRDRRSREAKVLGAASIFVAALALLALAFLSGIRPLGAQILVAAVQFLFLVAKILAFGFLFIWVRWTLPRFRYDQLMGLGWKSLVPLGLLNIAVTGLVLLGID, from the coding sequence GTGCCGTGGCTCGGGACGGAAACGCTCCGGGCGAACGCGCTCCTCACGGCGCGCGCGCTCCTTGTGCTCGTCGCTCTCTTCGCCGTGCTCGCGGCCGTTCTCTTCCGCTCGTACGGCCGCCGGCTCAGCGCTCTCTACCGCGATCGCCGGAGCCGCGAGGCGAAGGTGCTCGGCGCCGCGTCGATCTTCGTCGCGGCCCTCGCTCTCCTGGCGCTCGCGTTTCTTTCGGGGATCCGGCCGCTCGGCGCGCAGATCCTCGTCGCGGCGGTCCAGTTTCTGTTCCTCGTCGCGAAGATTCTCGCGTTCGGTTTCTTGTTCATTTGGGTTCGATGGACTCTTCCCCGATTCCGCTACGACCAATTGATGGGACTCGGCTGGAAGAGCCTCGTCCCGCTCGGACTCTTGAACATCGCGGTGACCGGGCTCGTGTTGCTCGGCATCGATTGA
- a CDS encoding NADH-quinone oxidoreductase subunit I, producing the protein MPGIRTVGRPMNIKEKWYLFEIAKGMAVSIRHLVSNILHQERMPTLQYPEEKRVLPERFRGRHRLTKRDDGTPKCVACYCCQTACPADCISIEAGERGDAAEKVAVRFDINILRCVFCGLCVEACPVDAIRMDTGKYELTSDSRKKLIYDIDTLLND; encoded by the coding sequence ATGCCGGGGATCCGCACCGTCGGCCGTCCGATGAACATCAAGGAGAAGTGGTATCTCTTCGAGATCGCGAAGGGGATGGCGGTGTCGATCCGCCACCTCGTCTCCAACATCCTCCACCAGGAACGGATGCCGACCCTTCAGTACCCGGAAGAGAAGCGGGTGCTGCCGGAGCGTTTCCGCGGGAGGCACCGCCTGACGAAGAGAGACGACGGAACGCCGAAGTGCGTCGCCTGCTATTGCTGCCAGACCGCGTGCCCCGCCGACTGCATCAGCATCGAGGCGGGGGAGAGAGGGGACGCGGCGGAGAAGGTCGCCGTGCGGTTTGACATCAACATCCTCCGTTGCGTATTCTGCGGTCTCTGCGTGGAGGCGTGCCCGGTCGACGCGATCCGGATGGACACGGGGAAATACGAGCTTACTTCCGATTCGCGGAAGAAGCTGATCTACGATATCGATACGCTCTTGAACGACTAG
- a CDS encoding NADH-quinone oxidoreductase subunit J, whose protein sequence is MQTIAFWVFSFLAVAGAVLTVTRKNPLSSAFSLVVSLVAVAGLFATLSAHFLFAVQLLVYAGAVMVLVIYVIMILNLRERDMRVLGLSRPRAVLASLASLAVLLVLARVLATRGRISFPADAEGLGSLDGMATALFTRYLLPFEVVSVLLLAAMVGAVVLAMRKF, encoded by the coding sequence ATGCAGACGATCGCCTTTTGGGTTTTCTCGTTCCTCGCCGTCGCCGGAGCGGTGTTGACCGTGACGCGCAAGAACCCGCTCTCGTCGGCGTTCTCCCTCGTCGTTTCGCTCGTCGCGGTGGCGGGTCTCTTCGCCACGCTCTCGGCCCATTTCCTCTTCGCCGTCCAGCTCCTCGTCTACGCGGGGGCGGTGATGGTGCTCGTGATCTACGTGATCATGATTCTGAACCTGCGGGAGAGAGACATGCGGGTTCTCGGGCTCTCGCGGCCGCGCGCGGTGCTCGCCTCGCTCGCCTCTCTCGCGGTGCTTCTCGTTCTGGCGCGCGTTCTCGCGACGCGGGGCCGAATCTCGTTCCCCGCGGACGCGGAGGGGCTCGGATCGCTCGATGGGATGGCCACGGCCCTCTTCACGCGCTATCTCCTCCCGTTCGAGGTCGTTTCGGTTCTCCTTCTCGCGGCGATGGTGGGCGCGGTCGTGCTCGCGATGAGGAAGTTCTGA
- the nuoK gene encoding NADH-quinone oxidoreductase subunit NuoK, whose amino-acid sequence MAPETHYLMVSLVLFLVGCVGVLARRNLLVVLMGIELMLNAANLAFAAFSRSRLLVDGEIVVFFVIAVAAAEAAVGLAIVVALYRKKETVNLDRFNVLHQ is encoded by the coding sequence ATGGCGCCGGAAACCCACTACCTGATGGTGAGCCTCGTCCTCTTCCTCGTCGGGTGCGTCGGCGTGCTCGCGCGGAGGAACCTTCTCGTTGTCCTTATGGGGATCGAGCTGATGCTGAACGCGGCGAACCTGGCGTTCGCGGCGTTTTCCCGCTCGAGGCTCCTCGTCGACGGGGAGATCGTTGTGTTTTTCGTGATCGCGGTAGCCGCGGCCGAGGCGGCCGTCGGTCTTGCGATCGTCGTGGCCCTCTACCGGAAGAAGGAGACGGTGAACCTCGACCGGTTCAACGTACTTCATCAATAA
- the nuoL gene encoding NADH-quinone oxidoreductase subunit L, with protein MEGALLWILIFPLIGFAVNGLAAAAAARLRRELPLRFTAFVACAGPTLSFLLALDLFRRFLGEEPEHRLLVQEVFRWIGSGDLSVHLRLLADPLSLAMVLVVAGVGGVIHFYSAGYMAHDKGHARYFAFLNLFLFFMLLLVLGDSLLTLFVGWEGVGLCSYLLIGFWFEDTEKARAGKKAFIVNRIGDFGFLLGMLLLASSLARLGGGATLAIGEIAARVHELPRGVIEGAALLLFIGATGKSAQIPLYIWLPDAMAGPTPVSALIHAATMVTAGVYMIARMSFLYELAPAASAVVLLVGAATALFAATIAVTQTDIKKVLAYSTVSQLGYMMIGVGAGAFAAGIFHVFTHAFFKACLFLGAGSVIHAVSGEQDIRKMGGLFRKMPRTGWTFLIATAAIAGFPPLSGFFSKDEILFRAFSGTSAALSWAPKAAWVLGTLAAVLTAFYMFRLFFLVFAGGEGEKTRGAHESPPLFTVPLVILAAGAALAGFLGVPAALGGGNRFEHWLAPVFESAHHGKGYASAHASHGTELVLMALAVAIAVFGTSAAHAFYVRNQELPARLAGRFPAVYRTVRDKFYVDEIYYVLVVHPIHVVSRRVLFRIVDVRIVDGLVNLAGHLARGFSYMLRFAQSGHAQTYAFVLLAALAVLLWKVL; from the coding sequence GTGGAAGGCGCGCTTCTCTGGATCTTGATTTTCCCGCTGATCGGGTTCGCGGTGAACGGGCTCGCCGCCGCCGCTGCCGCGCGCCTCCGCCGGGAGCTCCCGCTCCGCTTCACCGCCTTCGTCGCGTGCGCGGGGCCGACCCTCTCTTTCCTTCTCGCCCTCGATCTCTTCCGGAGGTTCCTCGGCGAGGAGCCGGAGCACCGGCTTCTCGTTCAAGAGGTCTTCCGTTGGATCGGGAGCGGAGACCTCTCCGTGCATCTTCGCCTCCTCGCGGATCCGCTCTCCCTCGCGATGGTCCTCGTGGTGGCCGGCGTGGGGGGCGTCATCCATTTCTATTCGGCCGGTTACATGGCGCACGACAAAGGACACGCGCGCTACTTCGCCTTCTTGAACCTGTTCCTCTTCTTCATGCTTCTTCTCGTGCTCGGCGATTCGCTCCTCACGCTCTTCGTCGGGTGGGAAGGGGTCGGTCTCTGCTCGTATCTCCTCATTGGTTTCTGGTTCGAGGACACGGAGAAGGCGCGCGCGGGGAAGAAGGCGTTCATCGTGAACCGGATCGGGGATTTCGGGTTCCTTCTCGGGATGCTCCTTCTCGCCTCCTCGCTCGCGCGCTTGGGCGGGGGCGCGACCCTCGCGATCGGAGAGATCGCCGCGCGCGTGCACGAGCTTCCGCGAGGCGTGATCGAGGGCGCCGCCCTTCTCCTCTTCATCGGGGCGACCGGCAAGTCGGCGCAGATCCCGCTCTACATCTGGCTCCCCGACGCGATGGCCGGTCCGACTCCGGTCTCGGCTCTCATCCACGCGGCCACGATGGTGACGGCGGGCGTCTACATGATCGCGCGGATGTCGTTCCTCTACGAGCTCGCGCCCGCCGCCTCCGCGGTCGTTCTCCTCGTCGGAGCGGCGACCGCGCTCTTCGCGGCGACGATCGCCGTCACGCAGACCGACATCAAGAAGGTGCTCGCCTACTCGACGGTGAGCCAGCTCGGATACATGATGATCGGCGTGGGGGCAGGCGCGTTCGCGGCTGGGATCTTCCACGTCTTCACGCACGCGTTCTTCAAGGCGTGTCTCTTCCTCGGGGCGGGATCGGTGATCCACGCGGTGAGCGGGGAGCAGGACATTCGGAAGATGGGCGGTCTCTTCCGAAAGATGCCGCGGACCGGATGGACGTTCCTCATCGCGACGGCGGCGATCGCGGGCTTCCCGCCTCTCTCCGGTTTCTTCTCGAAGGACGAGATCCTCTTCCGCGCGTTTTCCGGAACGAGCGCCGCGCTCTCTTGGGCGCCGAAAGCGGCGTGGGTTCTCGGGACCCTCGCCGCGGTGCTTACCGCCTTCTACATGTTCCGCCTCTTCTTCCTCGTCTTCGCGGGAGGAGAAGGAGAGAAGACGCGCGGGGCGCACGAGTCGCCTCCTCTCTTCACCGTGCCGCTCGTGATCCTCGCGGCGGGGGCCGCCCTCGCCGGGTTCCTCGGCGTGCCGGCCGCGCTCGGCGGCGGAAACCGGTTCGAGCACTGGCTCGCGCCGGTTTTCGAGAGCGCGCATCACGGGAAGGGCTACGCGTCCGCGCACGCGTCCCACGGGACCGAGCTCGTCCTCATGGCGCTCGCGGTTGCGATCGCGGTCTTCGGGACCTCGGCGGCTCACGCCTTCTACGTGCGGAACCAAGAACTTCCTGCGCGCCTCGCCGGGCGGTTCCCGGCCGTCTATCGGACGGTCCGCGACAAGTTCTACGTGGACGAAATCTACTACGTGCTCGTCGTTCATCCGATTCATGTCGTGTCGCGGAGGGTTCTCTTCCGAATCGTTGACGTGCGAATCGTGGACGGCCTCGTGAACCTCGCGGGGCATCTCGCGCGCGGATTCAGCTACATGCTCCGCTTCGCCCAATCGGGACACGCGCAGACCTACGCGTTCGTGCTTCTCGCGGCGCTCGCGGTGCTTCTCTGGAAGGTGTTGTAA
- a CDS encoding NADH-quinone oxidoreductase subunit M produces MGGILTALIFLPLAGMLLLAFVPGSNTRAVRLVTLLVTVLLFLVSLPLAWEFEGTGGMEFEERAPWVPAFGISYHVGIDGISLFLLLLTTFLAPLVYLSAWNAITSRVKEFALFYLLLHTGMIGAFVALDLFLFYVFWELMLVPMAFLIGVWGGERRIYAAVKFVLYTVVGSLLMLAALLVLARHAAEASGHLSFDWADLVGTPVPRTLQMLLFGAFALSFAIKVPLFPFHTWLPDAHVEAPTAGSAILAGILLKMGTYGFLRYAMPLFPEAAQAAAPLLAFLALVGIVYGALVAMVQDDVKKLVAYSSVSHLGFVVLGLFAFNTSGIQGAIYVMLAHGLSTSALFLLVGVIYERRHTRLISEYGGLARPMPLFAAVFLVTTLASIGLPALCGFVGEFLVLFGTFRVHPGQAAIAATGVVLGAVYMLWMVRRVFFGPITSDANRNLRDLSIRELVVIVPLLAGMVALGVHPAPLLDRMEGAVERHIEMMRGEARAEAETPEVRLVAEAIDSAEETP; encoded by the coding sequence ATGGGAGGCATCTTGACGGCGCTGATCTTCCTCCCGCTCGCGGGGATGCTCCTTCTCGCGTTCGTGCCCGGCTCGAACACGCGCGCGGTGCGCCTCGTCACGCTTCTCGTCACCGTGCTTCTCTTCCTTGTCTCCCTTCCGCTCGCGTGGGAGTTCGAGGGGACCGGCGGGATGGAGTTCGAGGAGAGAGCCCCCTGGGTTCCCGCGTTCGGGATCTCCTATCACGTCGGGATCGACGGGATCTCTCTCTTTCTTCTCCTTCTCACGACGTTCCTCGCCCCGCTCGTCTATCTCTCGGCGTGGAACGCGATCACGAGCCGCGTGAAGGAGTTCGCGCTCTTCTATCTTCTTCTTCACACCGGAATGATCGGGGCGTTCGTCGCGCTCGACCTCTTCCTCTTCTACGTGTTCTGGGAGCTGATGCTCGTCCCGATGGCGTTTCTCATCGGCGTGTGGGGAGGGGAGAGGAGGATCTACGCGGCCGTCAAGTTCGTCCTCTACACGGTGGTTGGGTCGCTTCTCATGCTCGCGGCGCTTCTCGTTCTCGCGCGCCACGCGGCGGAGGCGAGCGGGCATCTTTCATTCGATTGGGCGGACCTCGTGGGAACGCCGGTGCCGCGGACGCTCCAGATGCTCCTCTTCGGCGCGTTCGCGCTCTCGTTCGCGATCAAGGTGCCCCTCTTCCCGTTCCACACGTGGCTTCCGGACGCGCACGTGGAGGCTCCGACGGCGGGGAGCGCGATCCTCGCCGGGATCCTCCTCAAGATGGGGACGTACGGCTTCCTCCGCTACGCGATGCCTCTCTTCCCCGAGGCGGCTCAGGCGGCGGCGCCTCTCCTCGCTTTTCTCGCGCTCGTCGGGATCGTCTATGGAGCGCTCGTCGCGATGGTGCAAGACGACGTGAAGAAGCTCGTCGCGTATTCATCGGTAAGCCATCTCGGGTTCGTCGTTCTCGGGCTCTTCGCGTTCAACACGAGCGGGATTCAAGGGGCGATCTACGTGATGCTCGCGCACGGGCTCTCCACCTCCGCGCTCTTCCTTCTCGTGGGCGTGATCTATGAGAGGCGGCACACGCGGCTCATCTCCGAATACGGCGGGCTCGCGAGGCCGATGCCTCTCTTCGCGGCGGTCTTTCTCGTCACGACGCTCGCCTCGATCGGTCTCCCCGCTCTATGCGGTTTCGTCGGCGAGTTTCTCGTGCTCTTCGGGACCTTCCGCGTTCATCCGGGCCAGGCGGCGATCGCCGCGACCGGCGTTGTGCTCGGCGCGGTCTACATGCTCTGGATGGTCCGCCGCGTCTTCTTCGGCCCGATCACCTCGGACGCGAACCGAAACCTTCGCGATCTTTCCATTCGCGAGCTCGTGGTGATCGTGCCCCTTCTGGCGGGAATGGTGGCGCTCGGCGTGCACCCGGCGCCGCTTCTCGATCGAATGGAGGGGGCGGTGGAGCGCCATATCGAGATGATGCGAGGGGAGGCGCGGGCGGAGGCCGAAACGCCCGAGGTTCGGCTCGTCGCCGAGGCGATCGATTCGGCGGAGGAGACGCCATGA
- a CDS encoding NADH-quinone oxidoreductase subunit N — protein sequence MSPPLFGPDILRALLPFIVIAVGATLTTLLGAWRTRLGLAAAVAVLAVAVLALRGAPDSVRAWEGALVLDRFALVFMVLLLGAAFFTLFLSEPVLRREGRVRAEYYGLLLFSLSGMFLLVSTTNLLMIFLALELLSIPLYVLCGYAREDDRSIEAAMKYFVLGSFSSAIFLFGAALLFGATGTIDLAAMHGGDRLLGASGVLLLLVGFFFKAAAVPFHMWAPDVYDGAPTPIASFMATAVKIATFGLLLRVLSFAFAAEAHPAAAFLGREAAEPALRWIAILTMTVGNLSALTQNNVKRMLAYSSIAHAGYLLLGLIPGSGAVDCAGVMYYLLAYLFMTSGAFAVVAALSAREGGREVLTLDRYAGVGYRRPFLGLAMTVFLVSLAGIPPTAGFFGKYLLFRGAIERGLTGLVVIAVLNSALSLYYYLRVVVYFYMKETDRPAAVDGALGLRLAMIAALAGVLWIGFMPDLFGLPGIPSLLGWVQASASSLP from the coding sequence ATGAGCCCGCCTCTCTTCGGCCCCGACATCCTTCGCGCGCTCCTTCCGTTCATCGTGATCGCCGTGGGCGCGACGCTCACCACGCTCCTCGGCGCATGGAGAACGCGTCTCGGACTCGCCGCGGCTGTCGCGGTCCTCGCGGTCGCGGTCCTCGCGCTCCGAGGCGCGCCCGACTCGGTCCGGGCATGGGAGGGGGCCCTCGTCCTCGACCGGTTCGCGCTCGTCTTCATGGTCCTTCTCCTCGGCGCCGCGTTCTTCACCCTCTTCCTCTCCGAGCCGGTTCTCCGGCGGGAAGGGCGCGTGCGCGCCGAGTACTACGGGCTCCTCCTCTTCTCGCTCTCCGGAATGTTCCTTCTTGTCTCAACGACCAATCTCCTTATGATCTTCCTCGCGCTCGAGCTCCTCTCGATCCCGCTCTATGTTCTTTGCGGCTACGCGCGGGAGGATGACCGCTCGATCGAGGCGGCGATGAAGTACTTCGTGCTCGGCTCGTTCTCGTCCGCGATCTTCCTCTTCGGAGCGGCGCTCCTCTTCGGGGCGACGGGGACGATCGACCTCGCCGCGATGCACGGCGGAGATCGGCTTCTCGGCGCCTCCGGCGTCCTTCTCCTTCTCGTCGGTTTCTTCTTCAAGGCGGCGGCGGTTCCGTTCCACATGTGGGCGCCGGATGTGTACGACGGGGCCCCGACCCCGATCGCCTCGTTCATGGCCACCGCCGTGAAGATCGCGACCTTCGGCCTCCTTCTTCGGGTCCTCTCGTTCGCGTTCGCCGCGGAAGCCCATCCCGCAGCCGCGTTTCTCGGGCGCGAGGCGGCCGAACCCGCCCTCCGATGGATCGCGATCCTCACGATGACGGTGGGGAACCTCTCCGCGCTCACGCAGAACAACGTGAAGCGGATGCTCGCCTATTCGTCGATCGCCCACGCCGGGTATCTTCTCCTCGGGCTGATCCCCGGGAGCGGAGCGGTGGACTGCGCGGGGGTGATGTACTATCTCCTCGCGTATCTCTTCATGACGAGCGGCGCGTTCGCGGTCGTCGCCGCTCTCTCCGCGCGCGAGGGAGGGCGCGAGGTCCTCACCCTGGACCGCTACGCGGGGGTCGGATACCGGAGGCCGTTCCTCGGCCTCGCGATGACGGTCTTTCTCGTTTCCCTCGCCGGGATCCCGCCGACCGCCGGCTTCTTCGGCAAGTACCTTCTCTTCCGCGGGGCGATCGAGAGGGGGCTCACGGGGCTCGTCGTCATCGCGGTCCTGAACAGCGCGCTTTCGCTTTACTATTACCTTCGCGTCGTCGTCTATTTCTACATGAAGGAAACGGACCGCCCGGCGGCGGTCGACGGCGCGCTCGGGCTGCGCCTTGCGATGATCGCCGCTCTCGCCGGGGTTCTCTGGATCGGCTTCATGCCGGATCTCTTCGGCCTTCCCGGGATTCCCTCGCTCCTCGGGTGGGTGCAGGCGTCCGCTTCCTCGCTCCCCTGA
- a CDS encoding PHP domain-containing protein gives MIDDRAEVPRPVRVEIHVHTEISGDASNTFEDLEAAASEKGIDVFAITDHDTIEGALRLRDRGKVRVIVGEEITTALGDVIGLFLAEAVPPGLSPEETMDAVHAQGGLVYVPHPFDRKRKSRLFAEAIERCAPRIDLFEVRNGRTPYDDDNERAARFAAERGLLAACGSDAHAPFELGRIFHEVPPFDSPPDFLRAIRAGRPVVPAVPLRGGRGGLFGFLRGTG, from the coding sequence ATGATCGATGATCGCGCGGAAGTTCCTCGCCCGGTGCGCGTGGAGATCCACGTGCACACGGAAATCTCGGGCGACGCCTCGAACACGTTCGAGGATCTGGAGGCGGCGGCTTCCGAGAAGGGGATCGATGTCTTCGCGATCACCGACCACGACACGATCGAGGGGGCGCTCCGTCTTCGCGACCGCGGGAAGGTGCGGGTGATCGTCGGCGAGGAGATCACGACCGCGCTCGGGGACGTGATCGGCCTCTTCCTCGCGGAGGCGGTGCCCCCCGGCCTCTCGCCCGAGGAGACGATGGACGCGGTGCACGCGCAGGGCGGGCTCGTCTACGTTCCGCATCCTTTCGACCGCAAGCGAAAGAGTCGGCTCTTCGCCGAAGCGATCGAGCGCTGCGCGCCGCGCATCGATCTCTTCGAGGTTCGGAATGGGCGGACGCCCTACGACGACGACAACGAGCGCGCCGCCCGTTTCGCGGCGGAGAGAGGTCTCCTCGCAGCATGCGGATCGGACGCCCACGCCCCCTTCGAGCTGGGGCGCATCTTCCACGAGGTTCCTCCGTTCGACTCCCCGCCCGATTTCCTCCGGGCGATCCGCGCGGGGCGGCCGGTCGTTCCCGCCGTTCCCCTGCGGGGCGGTCGGGGAGGCCTCTTCGGGTTTCTTCGGGGAACGGGATAG
- a CDS encoding GNAT family N-acetyltransferase, with amino-acid sequence MSAEPERARPLAPGEEPLWDALVEEAGSTPFFASREWVDRIARAYGGSVRLVGLFRGDELAAGVALPVRRRAGIPIATAPYLLPYLPLVAREERPEAIRPLLRFLARTYPLLSLLLPPGSDDLRAFRQEAWETAFRYTLRIDLRDATAESLLDRMEKSQRRRARRAEEEGAVVRSSSNADEHCRLVLASYQRQGKRFPISEEEERGLIRWVLESGRGRVFELHRDGRTAATFLIGLDGKRAYSLESGVDWEIGRGGESAHLLVRALAELAAEGTPEFDFLGVNHPSISRFKESFGGTLARYHAAAPPRPLWVRLLLRLRGAPAGLEIEGEGAAGR; translated from the coding sequence ATGAGCGCGGAGCCGGAAAGAGCCCGCCCGCTCGCGCCGGGTGAGGAGCCTCTCTGGGACGCCCTCGTCGAGGAGGCGGGGTCGACTCCCTTCTTCGCTTCGCGCGAATGGGTGGACCGGATCGCCCGCGCCTACGGGGGGAGTGTCCGCCTCGTCGGGTTGTTTCGAGGAGACGAGCTCGCGGCGGGGGTCGCCCTTCCCGTGAGGCGCCGCGCGGGGATCCCGATCGCGACCGCCCCCTACCTGCTCCCCTACCTTCCGCTCGTCGCGCGGGAGGAACGGCCGGAGGCGATCCGCCCCTTGCTCCGCTTCCTGGCGCGGACCTACCCGCTCCTTTCCCTTCTTCTTCCGCCCGGGTCCGACGACCTCCGGGCGTTCCGCCAGGAAGCGTGGGAGACGGCGTTCCGCTACACGCTTCGGATCGATCTTCGGGACGCGACCGCGGAGAGCCTTCTCGATCGAATGGAGAAATCGCAGCGCCGGCGGGCGCGGCGCGCGGAAGAAGAGGGAGCGGTCGTTCGCTCCTCCTCGAACGCGGATGAGCACTGCCGGCTCGTGCTCGCGAGCTATCAACGCCAAGGGAAGCGCTTCCCGATTTCCGAGGAGGAGGAGAGGGGGCTGATCCGTTGGGTTCTCGAGTCGGGTCGCGGGCGAGTATTCGAACTTCACCGCGACGGGCGCACGGCCGCCACCTTTCTGATCGGCCTCGATGGGAAGCGCGCCTACTCGCTGGAAAGCGGCGTCGATTGGGAAATCGGGCGAGGCGGTGAGTCGGCGCATCTTCTCGTTCGCGCGCTCGCCGAACTTGCGGCGGAAGGAACCCCCGAGTTCGACTTTCTCGGCGTCAACCATCCGAGCATTTCACGATTCAAGGAGTCGTTCGGGGGGACGCTCGCCCGCTACCATGCCGCCGCTCCGCCCCGCCCGCTCTGGGTCCGGCTTCTCCTCCGGCTTCGGGGCGCGCCGGCGGGTCTCGAGATCGAGGGGGAAGGGGCGGCGGGGCGGTGA
- a CDS encoding acetyl-CoA carboxylase carboxyltransferase subunit alpha — translation MPEVALDFEKPIIELEKRIAELRQIAEQEGLEAGNELRELEKKADHLRKEVFSRLTRWQRVQLARHPLRPYTLDYIDRIMEEFIELHGDRLFGDDGAVVGGLATFEGRKIVLIGQQKGRETKEKLARNFGMMHPEGYRKALRLMRLAEKFRLPVVTFIDTPGAYPGIQAEERGQATAIAENILAMTRIRTPMIGVIIGEGGSGGALAIAVTDRVLMMENAIYSVISPEGCAAILWADRAMAEQAAESLRITAPDLQELAIIDAVIPEPLGGAHRDPGSAAESVRAALRAALDELAGVPVERLLEERAAKYLRMGVFHDPGGVSGG, via the coding sequence ATGCCGGAAGTCGCCCTCGATTTCGAGAAACCGATCATCGAGCTGGAGAAGCGGATCGCCGAGCTCCGGCAGATCGCCGAGCAGGAAGGCCTCGAGGCGGGGAACGAGCTCCGCGAGCTCGAGAAGAAGGCGGATCACCTCCGCAAGGAGGTCTTTTCGCGGCTCACCCGCTGGCAGCGCGTCCAGCTCGCGCGCCATCCGCTCCGTCCGTACACGCTCGACTACATCGACCGGATCATGGAGGAGTTCATCGAGCTTCACGGGGACCGTCTCTTCGGCGACGACGGGGCGGTCGTCGGCGGTCTCGCGACTTTCGAGGGGAGGAAGATCGTCCTCATTGGCCAGCAGAAGGGGCGGGAGACCAAGGAGAAGCTCGCGCGGAACTTCGGGATGATGCATCCGGAAGGGTACCGAAAGGCGCTCCGCCTGATGCGTCTCGCGGAGAAGTTTCGCCTGCCGGTCGTCACCTTCATCGACACGCCCGGCGCGTATCCCGGCATCCAGGCCGAGGAGCGGGGCCAGGCGACCGCGATCGCCGAGAACATCCTCGCGATGACGAGGATTCGCACACCGATGATCGGCGTCATCATCGGCGAGGGGGGGAGCGGCGGCGCGCTCGCGATCGCCGTCACCGACCGCGTGCTCATGATGGAGAACGCGATCTACTCGGTGATCTCTCCGGAGGGATGCGCGGCGATCCTCTGGGCGGATCGGGCGATGGCCGAGCAGGCGGCCGAGTCGCTTCGCATCACCGCGCCCGACCTTCAGGAGCTCGCCATCATCGACGCCGTGATCCCCGAACCTCTCGGGGGAGCACATCGGGATCCCGGGTCGGCCGCCGAGTCGGTGCGAGCCGCTCTCCGCGCGGCGCTTGACGAGCTCGCGGGAGTCCCCGTCGAGCGTCTCCTTGAGGAGCGTGCCGCCAAGTACCTGCGCATGGGTGTCTTTCACGATCCGGGGGGCGTCTCCGGCGGGTGA